DNA from Mucilaginibacter mallensis:
GCCAATGATATTGATTCCCGCATCCAGCTAGGGAGTGCAGGTAAGCTGGCAGGTATGGTTATCGGAATAAAAGATAATATCTGCTATAAGGATCACAAGGTATCCGCATCATCAAAAATTTTAGAGGGCTTTACCTCCATTTATTCCTCAACCATAGTTGAGCGTTTACTGGCCGAGGATGCCATAATTATAGGTCGCTGCAATTGCGATGAATTTGCCATGGGCGCCAGTAATGAGAACTCATATTATGGTCCGGTAAAAAACTATGCCGATAATACTAAAGTATCAGGTGGTTCATCAGGTGGTTCCGCGGTAGCGGTGCAGGCCGGTATGTGCCATGCTGCTATTGGTACGGATACTGGTGGTTCAGTAAGGCAGCCAGCGTCATTTTGCGGGCTTGTCGGCCTTAAGCCTACTTATGGCCGTATTTCAAGGTATGGTATAATAGCTTATGCCTCATCTTTCGATCAGGTGGGCCCGATCACCAGATCTATAGAGGATGCCGCCCTGTTATTGGAAGTTATGGCAGGCCCCGATGAGTACGACAGTACACTGGCCCAAAAACCTGTTCCGGCATTCAGCGCAAATATTAAAGCGCCGGGAAAGAAAAAGATTGCCTATCTGCAGGAATCATTATCCAGTCCGGGTGTAGATGCTGAGGTAAAAAATACTCTGAGCAAATATATTGACAAGTTGCGAGCCGAAGGCCATACCGTAAACCCAATAGCCTTTGATTATTTGGATTATATGGTGCCATCGTACTATATTCTGGCTACCGCCGAGGCTTCATCAAACCTTGCACGCTTTGATGGCGTACATTATGGTTACCGGAGTCCAGAGGCATCCGACCTGCAATCAACCTACAAAAAATCACGTTCCGAAGGTTTTGGCAAAGAGGTAAAACGCCGTATAATGCTGGGTACATTTGTTTTAAGTGCCGGTTATTACGATGCTTATTATGCCAAGGCACAAAAAGCGCGCCGTCTTATCCGTGAGAAAACAGAAGAAATATTACTGGAATACGATTTTATACTCACCCCAACAGCCCCCGAACCGGCCTATGCAATAGGTAAGGAGGAAAGCGATCCGGTTGTAACTTACCTGGCTGATATTTTTACTGTTCAGGCTTCATTATCTGGTGTCCCGGCAATTTCATTGCCTGCGGGCAATAATAGCAAAGGTTTGCCGTTAGGTTTACAATTAATAACCAGGCAGTTTGAGGAACAGGAATTGTTAAATTTCTCTGAATATTTCCTGGGACTATAAAAATTTAATACATTAGTAAAAATGTTGACGCAAGCCAACGTTTTTAGTTTTAAATCCCTATAATAAATGAAGAGATTATTTACTTTTATTATCTGTATTTTATTACTCCTAATTGTTAAAACTAATACAATTTTTGCTGCTGGCTTTATAGCCCCGGCTTCTACGCAAACTTTTGGCGATACCACATTTGCACATGCTGCTGCAAATCAGGCACAGCTTACAGGCTATCAAACTAACATAAAACATCGCCTTGATTCCCTTAAAAAAGATGTTCCGTTAGATTATAACGAATACGTACAAAACTACATTGATATTTACGCTAATAACCGCGACGAAATGGGGCAGGTTATAGGTCTGGCTAAATATTATTTCCCTATCTACGAAAAGGTTTTCCGCGCTGCGGGTATCCCTGTTGAAATTGAATACTTATCGGTAGTGGAGTCGAAGCTTGATCCTAACGCGGTATCAAGGGTAGGCGCTACCGGTCCGTGGCAGTTCATGTCAACCACAGCCAGATTATATGGCTTAAGTATGGATGGCTATATTGATGAGCGCCGCGACCCTGTGCGTGCCAGCTATGCTGCCGCCGCTTATCTTAAAGATGCTTATGAAGAATTCGGC
Protein-coding regions in this window:
- the gatA gene encoding Asp-tRNA(Asn)/Glu-tRNA(Gln) amidotransferase subunit GatA; translated protein: MAKFYSSLTEIKSGLQSGEITVEKLVKGYLEKIKHNAHLNAFNEVFEQEALTRANDIDSRIQLGSAGKLAGMVIGIKDNICYKDHKVSASSKILEGFTSIYSSTIVERLLAEDAIIIGRCNCDEFAMGASNENSYYGPVKNYADNTKVSGGSSGGSAVAVQAGMCHAAIGTDTGGSVRQPASFCGLVGLKPTYGRISRYGIIAYASSFDQVGPITRSIEDAALLLEVMAGPDEYDSTLAQKPVPAFSANIKAPGKKKIAYLQESLSSPGVDAEVKNTLSKYIDKLRAEGHTVNPIAFDYLDYMVPSYYILATAEASSNLARFDGVHYGYRSPEASDLQSTYKKSRSEGFGKEVKRRIMLGTFVLSAGYYDAYYAKAQKARRLIREKTEEILLEYDFILTPTAPEPAYAIGKEESDPVVTYLADIFTVQASLSGVPAISLPAGNNSKGLPLGLQLITRQFEEQELLNFSEYFLGL